ATACCTGTTCGATGAAGGTTACTAAAAGAGATCTGCAAAAGAAGGATTTATTAGAGTGGTGCAGTCTATAATTGCACTGGAAATATTTTGTTAGAGAAGTTTAATATCCAATAATACAAGACCTTCAGGCCAAAAACATATCATATAATCAAGATTCCTGCAGCAAGCACCGGGGTATCGGCAGATACAAAGATAATTCCCACGGTCATTGACCAAGGCCTTTGCACCCGACAAAGCCCCAGGAATTGCGGCGGCAGGCTATATAAAAGTTGGTTATGCGGCTTCTTATGATCTCATTTTGTGGCACCATTCCTTCAAGCTAACTACACTCGTTGGAATTGCACCGATACTCATATGGACAACGTGGCTCTTCTATACACAAAGAAGAGTGAAGCCAGAAAGTACTATTCCTGAAAATCTTTCTTCGTTTTAATTTAATTGACACTGAAGATAAATAATATTGAAGGCTTGCGAAACGTTACTAATATCGAAAATTAACTTTTGCTAATATAATAAATAATCGCTAACCCAATAGAGATTCTCATTTTTTCGATTTCCAAACAAAGATCCCCTTTCTATCGATATACCCCCAATTTTTATCATCAATTTCTACCAAGGCTAACCCACCGTCAAATTTTATTGCTGTTTTGAACTGCGGCTCGATTTCAATTTGTCCTGTTTTGTCAATATACCCCCATTTCCCGTCAACTAGCACCGAAGCTAGACCTTCCGAAAAATCGCCCGCCTTCTGGTAAACGGGCTCTATGACTATTTTGCCGCTCTTGTCAATAAATCCCTGCTTACCTCCCTTTGTGATAGCAGCAAATTCTTCCGAGAAATGCTTTGCTTCATCGACACTCGGATCGATTATCACCTTGCCCGTTTGATCAATATAGACGTATTTCCCATCCCATTTGACGCAGGCAAGGCCCTCCGAAAACCCCTCTGCCCAATCGTATATTGGACCTATCGTAATACTACCACTCCTATCGATGTATCCACCTTTCCCGTCTATCACAACCAAGGCCAATCCGGCAGAAAAGCTGTAAGCCTCACCGAAATTAGGAGGTATTACCATATAGCCATTCTTATCAATATATCCCCACCAGCCATTGATCTTAACACCTGCCAAATCTTCAGAAAAGTAAGAAGCGGCGTCAAACCTCGGTTCGATGACGAAATCTCCTGACTTACTTATATATCCATAGTTATCCCCTATCTTTACATGGGCAAGCCCTTCAGAAAACTCGTGTGCCTCAATAAACTCCGGTTTAACGGCAAACACCTCCCGACGACTTATGTAACCCCACTTTCCGTCTGACTTCACTAGCGCCCTTCCGTCTGAAAACCTAAGTGCCCCTTCATATTTTGGACTAATTATTTTTCTTCCCCTTCTATCTATATATCCCCATTTTCCATCAATCTCAACAGGAAAGAGATTAACAGAATCTTGATCTATCATAGTTTTGCCATTCTGTTGTGCGCACGATAAAAGGAGGAAAACAATCAGTATTTGAAAGCAGATAAATTTCTTCACTTATAAACTCCAACTTATTTAATTTGATTAAATAAACATATTCAAAGATAAAATTCACCGAAAATCATAATTAAGATCCACAACCAAATCAAAAAATTTAGAGTATAGATTTATTTGTGATAAAATAAAATATTAATAAGGCTTAGGATGCATAGCATGAGTAAAATACGTATCATCATTCCATTTATTTGTTTGATTACAGGTTGTAGTACCTTTTATCCCTATAGAGATGTTAAGCCCGACAAAGATACGCAAACAAGAGAATATGAACGTAAAACCGAGGAAGCAGTCCCGCCTATAACCAAGGGAAAAAAGCCGCCTTTACCCGGTGAAAAA
Above is a window of Thermodesulfobacteriota bacterium DNA encoding:
- a CDS encoding WG repeat-containing protein; the encoded protein is MIDQDSVNLFPVEIDGKWGYIDRRGRKIISPKYEGALRFSDGRALVKSDGKWGYISRREVFAVKPEFIEAHEFSEGLAHVKIGDNYGYISKSGDFVIEPRFDAASYFSEDLAGVKINGWWGYIDKNGYMVIPPNFGEAYSFSAGLALVVIDGKGGYIDRSGSITIGPIYDWAEGFSEGLACVKWDGKYVYIDQTGKVIIDPSVDEAKHFSEEFAAITKGGKQGFIDKSGKIVIEPVYQKAGDFSEGLASVLVDGKWGYIDKTGQIEIEPQFKTAIKFDGGLALVEIDDKNWGYIDRKGIFVWKSKK